Proteins encoded in a region of the Gemmatimonadaceae bacterium genome:
- a CDS encoding hemolysin III family protein — translation MSRPQSVGEEIANAVSHGIGFALAVASIPVLVIAAMPHGTRAVVGAAIFAATASLLYLTSTLYHAITNPRAKQILRVFDHGAIYLLIAGTYTPFTLGVLRGAWGWSLLGTIWGLAIFGVVVKSVAGFHMRGLSTALYLAMGWLVIIAARPLYLNLPAWGLFWLIAGGVAYTAGTVFYTAHRMRYSHFAWHLCVLAGTACHFVAVLRYAVVV, via the coding sequence ATGTCACGCCCGCAGTCCGTCGGAGAAGAGATCGCGAACGCCGTGAGCCACGGCATCGGATTCGCGCTGGCCGTGGCTTCAATCCCGGTGCTTGTCATCGCGGCGATGCCGCATGGCACGCGCGCGGTGGTCGGGGCGGCGATCTTCGCGGCGACTGCCTCGCTGCTCTACCTGACCTCGACGCTCTATCACGCGATCACGAACCCACGCGCCAAGCAGATTCTGCGCGTGTTCGATCACGGCGCGATCTACCTGCTGATTGCCGGCACGTACACGCCGTTCACGCTGGGCGTCCTGCGCGGTGCCTGGGGATGGTCGCTGCTGGGGACCATCTGGGGACTGGCCATCTTCGGCGTCGTCGTGAAATCGGTCGCCGGCTTTCACATGCGCGGCCTCTCCACGGCACTGTATCTCGCGATGGGGTGGCTGGTGATTATCGCGGCGCGCCCGCTCTACCTGAACCTCCCCGCATGGGGACTGTTCTGGCTGATTGCCGGCGGCGTGGCGTACACGGCGGGGACGGTGTTCTACACGGCGCACCGCATGCGGTACTCGCACTTCGCCTGGCACCTGTGCGTGCTGGCCGGCACGGCCTGCCACTTCGTGGCGGTGCTAAGGTATGCGGTGGTGGTGTAA
- a CDS encoding Na+/H+ antiporter NhaC family protein gives MRTLHLPHPMVLLLACVLVAAALTHVIPAGQFDRQEDAATGRTVVVANTYHRVEAQPVGPFAAFVAVPRGFVAGAEVIVLVLLVGGAWTVVDKAGTLRAIVDWLVATFGSQRHLAIILLSCAFTAGGALENMGEEIIPLVPVLLLLCQGFGYDALTAAAMSIGSAMIGSAFSPLNPFQAGIALKLAQLPLLSGALLRTGLLLVALALWTWWTIRHAEKHRVEPDEAHRPSAHTFDARQRVILLLITAPFVAYIVGVLKFGWGFNELSAAFFVSGLLVGLVGRLGVQGTVDAYFDGMRSVTAAAVLIGVARSISLVLEDGRVIDTILQGLVTPLASAPRAFAAVLMVPVQALLHIPVSSVSGQAVLTMPVMIPLSDLLGISRQATVLAYQAGAGLTEFWTPTNGTLMAILLSVKCPYERWLRFAAPMVVVLTLLFIAGMIAVL, from the coding sequence ATGCGCACACTGCACCTGCCGCACCCCATGGTCTTGCTGCTCGCCTGCGTGCTCGTCGCGGCCGCGCTGACGCACGTCATTCCCGCGGGGCAATTCGACCGGCAGGAGGATGCGGCAACGGGGCGGACCGTGGTTGTCGCGAATACGTATCATCGGGTGGAAGCGCAGCCCGTCGGCCCCTTCGCCGCCTTCGTCGCGGTGCCGCGCGGATTCGTTGCTGGCGCCGAAGTGATTGTGCTTGTCCTGCTGGTGGGCGGGGCGTGGACCGTCGTGGACAAGGCGGGGACGCTGCGCGCCATCGTGGACTGGCTGGTCGCCACGTTCGGGAGCCAACGGCACCTCGCCATCATCCTGCTGTCATGCGCCTTCACGGCCGGTGGTGCACTCGAGAACATGGGCGAGGAGATCATTCCGCTCGTCCCGGTGCTGCTCCTGCTCTGCCAGGGGTTCGGCTACGATGCACTCACGGCCGCGGCGATGAGCATCGGCTCGGCGATGATCGGCAGCGCGTTCAGTCCGCTCAATCCCTTCCAGGCGGGGATCGCATTGAAGCTTGCACAGCTGCCGCTGCTGTCGGGGGCGTTGCTGCGCACTGGTCTGCTCCTGGTGGCGCTCGCACTGTGGACCTGGTGGACGATCCGGCACGCTGAGAAGCACCGCGTGGAGCCGGATGAGGCGCACCGGCCGTCGGCGCACACGTTCGACGCACGCCAGCGCGTCATCCTGCTGCTCATCACCGCGCCGTTCGTCGCGTACATCGTCGGCGTGCTGAAGTTCGGCTGGGGGTTCAACGAACTTTCGGCGGCCTTCTTCGTCTCTGGTCTATTGGTCGGATTGGTCGGCCGCCTCGGCGTGCAGGGCACGGTGGACGCGTACTTCGACGGCATGCGTTCCGTGACGGCCGCCGCGGTGCTGATCGGCGTGGCGCGCTCGATCTCGCTGGTGCTCGAGGACGGGCGCGTGATCGACACCATCCTACAGGGGCTTGTCACGCCGCTCGCCAGTGCGCCGCGCGCCTTCGCCGCGGTGCTGATGGTGCCGGTGCAGGCGTTGCTCCACATCCCGGTGAGCAGCGTGAGCGGACAGGCCGTGCTCACGATGCCGGTGATGATTCCACTCTCCGACCTGCTGGGTATCTCACGCCAGGCGACGGTGCTTGCGTATCAGGCCGGAGCTGGACTCACGGAGTTCTGGACGCCGACCAACGGCACGCTGATGGCGATCCTGCTCAGCGTGAAGTGCCCGTACGAGCGGTGGCTACGATTCGCCGCGCCGATGGTCGTGGTCCTGACGTTGCTCTTCATCGCGGGCATGATCGCCGTCTTGTAG
- a CDS encoding alpha-galactosidase encodes MAKQFVAAVLCLGLAATSAAQAPVAAKPAPPPNGPARVTVSGRTITVRYDGATILTAEVTATRGVPTVRQLVDTANGRVTQVVSWVSGAGRYTLRGTVHTTGEALAVDADPREDGVPVVRHSVGPSYNQLNRAVYARDRDWLLSVDFPASARITPVAGGDSAAFELVADGYEITLRFRPRFYQKHRGLAPYEPWAYRTWPRSVAGWTSWFAFKDRVTEADIQRTADVMAERLKPYGYDVLQIDDGFQRSPISVPDNWLNTNAKFPSGLGGLQRYIAGKGLTAGLWTNTAFHDSAWAYAHPQYFVRDAAGKPSRGNWVGYVMDGSPATMRDLVLPVYAALKRQGWGYYKVDALRHLRYEGFNSHSAYFAQRTLDRVKVYRDFTQQIRTVIGRDAFLLASWGPRPELVGIIDATRLGDDGFGYGGFAQFNSFNNVVWRNDPDHIELSQPDGRRAATLTSLTGSLLMLTDKPETYHGAALLTAQRTAPVLVTRPGQVYDVDPSRTDRLWMVESEVSGAGPRPFEADQRLQQTFYQTDIARPFERWTVLARTAGAPTTIAMEELGLDTARVYVAFDYWNDQALGAIRSSLALEPVTGDAVQVVCLRERVDHPQLLSTNRHVTCGGADLQDVRWEGSALRGISSTVAGDALEIAVTEPPGWEAIAIESPDARAQLGERVEPAGPNGVRWRRVVLAGPATTLRWTVRFRQTP; translated from the coding sequence ATGGCGAAGCAGTTCGTGGCGGCTGTCCTCTGTCTGGGCCTTGCCGCCACGTCGGCGGCGCAGGCGCCGGTGGCGGCAAAGCCCGCGCCGCCGCCCAACGGGCCGGCGCGGGTGACAGTCTCCGGGCGTACAATCACTGTGCGCTACGATGGCGCGACCATCCTCACGGCTGAAGTGACGGCCACGCGCGGCGTGCCCACGGTCCGCCAGCTCGTGGATACGGCGAACGGCCGCGTCACCCAGGTCGTGAGCTGGGTGTCGGGCGCCGGCCGGTACACGCTGCGCGGCACAGTGCACACGACGGGCGAGGCGCTGGCGGTGGACGCCGACCCGCGCGAGGATGGCGTGCCGGTGGTGCGGCATAGTGTGGGGCCCAGCTACAACCAGCTGAACCGCGCGGTGTATGCGCGCGACCGCGACTGGCTGCTGAGCGTCGACTTCCCGGCGAGCGCCCGGATTACGCCGGTGGCCGGTGGCGATTCGGCGGCGTTTGAATTAGTAGCAGATGGCTACGAAATAACACTCCGCTTCCGGCCGCGCTTCTACCAGAAGCACCGTGGGCTCGCGCCCTATGAACCGTGGGCCTACCGCACCTGGCCGCGCTCGGTGGCGGGATGGACCTCGTGGTTTGCGTTCAAGGACCGCGTCACGGAAGCCGACATCCAACGCACCGCCGACGTGATGGCCGAGCGGTTGAAGCCGTACGGCTATGACGTGCTGCAGATCGACGACGGCTTCCAGCGGTCACCCATCTCGGTGCCGGACAACTGGCTCAACACGAATGCGAAGTTCCCGAGCGGCCTTGGCGGGCTGCAGCGCTATATCGCCGGCAAGGGACTGACGGCGGGCCTCTGGACCAACACGGCCTTTCACGATTCGGCGTGGGCGTACGCGCATCCGCAGTACTTCGTGCGTGATGCCGCCGGCAAGCCGTCGCGCGGCAACTGGGTGGGGTACGTGATGGACGGCAGTCCCGCCACGATGCGCGACCTGGTGCTCCCGGTCTATGCCGCGCTCAAGCGGCAGGGGTGGGGCTACTACAAGGTGGACGCCCTGCGGCACCTGCGGTACGAAGGGTTCAACAGCCACAGCGCGTACTTTGCGCAACGCACGCTGGACCGCGTGAAGGTGTACCGCGACTTCACGCAGCAGATCCGTACCGTGATCGGGCGCGACGCCTTTCTGCTGGCGTCGTGGGGACCGCGCCCGGAGCTCGTGGGGATCATCGACGCCACGCGGCTGGGTGACGACGGGTTCGGCTACGGCGGCTTCGCGCAGTTCAACTCGTTCAACAACGTAGTCTGGCGCAACGATCCCGATCATATCGAACTGAGCCAGCCGGATGGTCGGCGCGCGGCGACGCTGACCTCGCTCACAGGCTCGCTGCTGATGCTGACCGACAAGCCGGAGACCTATCACGGCGCCGCACTCCTCACGGCGCAGCGCACGGCGCCGGTGCTCGTGACGCGCCCGGGGCAGGTGTACGACGTGGATCCGTCGCGCACCGACCGGCTGTGGATGGTGGAGAGCGAGGTGAGCGGCGCCGGGCCGCGGCCGTTCGAGGCGGACCAACGGCTGCAGCAGACATTTTACCAGACTGACATTGCGCGTCCTTTCGAGCGGTGGACGGTGCTTGCGCGCACCGCAGGAGCGCCGACGACGATCGCGATGGAAGAGCTTGGGCTCGACACAGCGCGCGTCTACGTCGCCTTCGACTACTGGAATGACCAGGCCCTCGGCGCCATCCGGTCGTCGCTCGCGCTGGAGCCCGTGACGGGCGATGCGGTGCAGGTGGTCTGCCTGCGCGAGCGCGTGGACCATCCGCAGCTCCTGTCCACCAATCGGCACGTCACGTGCGGCGGCGCTGACTTGCAGGATGTGCGGTGGGAGGGGAGCGCACTGCGCGGCATCTCCAGCACGGTGGCGGGTGACGCTCTTGAGATTGCGGTGACGGAGCCGCCGGGGTGGGAAGCGATCGCGATCGAGTCGCCGGACGCTCGGGCGCAACTCGGGGAGCGGGTTGAGCCGGCAGGGCCGAACGGTGTGCGCTGGCGGAGAGTGGTGCTGGCGGGGCCGGCAACGACGTTGCGATGGACTGTTCGTTTTCGACAGACACCGTAG
- a CDS encoding sugar phosphate isomerase/epimerase → MKRREFVEVAAVAAAGCALPAPFARSAGRVKHVSLELYSVRNEMRKDPEGTLAAVRAMGYDDVELLWSFGNFGRTNEQVKAALANTGLKASSAHIAPSLLTKDWQKSVDAAEYLGQQYLIVPSLTAEADKSLDEWKRWADLFNAAGAVARKGGIWLGFHNEPNHMKPIDGVVPFDLFIERTDPAAVRLQLDAGNMRMGGGDPMQYLMKHHDRFWSFHIKDVVADNTRDTDLGTGTVDFKALLGMVRDIDDKLCVVEQEGSAAPLESAKRNLQYMRALRF, encoded by the coding sequence ATGAAGCGTCGTGAATTCGTGGAAGTGGCCGCCGTCGCGGCGGCGGGGTGCGCGCTGCCGGCGCCGTTTGCGCGCAGCGCGGGCCGAGTGAAGCATGTGAGCCTCGAGCTCTACTCGGTGCGCAATGAGATGCGAAAGGACCCGGAGGGGACCCTCGCCGCGGTGCGCGCGATGGGTTACGACGACGTCGAACTCCTCTGGTCGTTCGGCAACTTCGGGCGCACGAACGAGCAGGTGAAGGCCGCGCTGGCCAACACGGGGCTCAAGGCGTCGTCAGCGCACATCGCGCCGTCGTTGCTCACCAAGGACTGGCAGAAGAGCGTGGATGCGGCGGAGTACCTGGGACAGCAGTACCTGATCGTTCCGAGCCTGACCGCCGAGGCCGACAAGTCGCTCGACGAATGGAAGCGGTGGGCCGATCTGTTCAACGCCGCGGGCGCCGTGGCGCGGAAGGGCGGCATCTGGCTGGGATTCCACAACGAACCCAACCATATGAAGCCGATCGACGGCGTGGTGCCGTTCGACCTGTTCATCGAGCGCACCGACCCGGCTGCCGTGCGCCTGCAACTCGATGCCGGCAACATGCGCATGGGCGGCGGCGACCCGATGCAGTATCTAATGAAGCATCACGACCGGTTCTGGTCCTTCCATATCAAGGACGTCGTCGCCGACAACACCAGGGACACCGACCTCGGCACGGGGACGGTGGACTTCAAGGCGCTGCTCGGGATGGTGCGCGACATCGATGACAAGCTGTGCGTGGTGGAGCAGGAGGGGTCGGCGGCTCCGCTCGAGAGCGCCAAGCGCAACCTGCAGTACATGCGCGCGCTCCGCTTCTAG